AGCGAGTTGCTTTTGACGGGGATCTCCCAGTTGGCTACTCCGCTTGGGCAAGGATCGAGGCGTGGGGCGGCGATGGGGCAACTACAGATTGTTGAACGGGCGCGAGTTGCTATCGATGCGGGTGTAATTTCCTGGATTGGACCTGAGTATGAGTGGAGCGGAAATGCCGAGTCGGTAGTTGATCTGGGTGGTCGCGCAGTCGTTCCTGGACTTATCGATCCTCATACGCATGCGGTGTGGGGAGGTGATCGTCTCATCGACTTTGAGGCGCGAAGTGCCGGTGCAACCTACGAAGAGATTCTCGCGGCGGGTGGCGGGATCTGGCATACGATTCGTGAGACTGCTGAGAAAAGCAGCGAGGAGATGGCCGAGCTTGCGTTGCCTCGCATTCAAGCTCTCCAACGTTCTGGCGCTACGACTATCGAGGTGAAATCTGGTTATGGGTACACGCTCGAAGCGGAGTTGCGAATGCTTGAGGCTATCCGCTTACTACAGAAGCGGACGCTGAGTCGCCTGGTACCTACGTTGCTGATACACATTTGCCCGGAAGGGTTTACTGAACGACAAGCTTATCGCGAGATGGTTTGCAGCGAGCTGATACCGGAGGTTGCAGGACGTGGTCTTGCTTCCGCAGTGGACATCTTTGTTGAACGTCATGCCTGGAGCGCGGTGGATGCGAGGATTGTGCTCGCTTGCGCACAGGCAGCTGGTTTGAGCATCAAGCTGCATACGGAACAGTTTCAGCAGGTCGGTGGCCTAGAGTTGGGAGTAGAGATGGAAGCCCTGAGTGTCGATCATCTTGAGGTCTGTTCGCTGGCACAGTGTGAGTTGGTTGCGAGGTCGAAGACGATCGCAACGCTCCTGCCGGGGGTGAGCCTACACTTGGGCCTTCCCGCTGCGCCGGGTCGTGCGCTGATCGATGCCGGAGCTGCGGTGGCTATCGGGACCGACCTGAATCCAGGGTCCAGTCCGCTGTTCTCCACGGCAGCGGCGATGGCTCTGGCGGTGCGGTTGAATGGACTGACCGCGCCCGAGGCTTTGACCGCGTCCACTGCGAATGCTGCGGCGGCGCTTGGCCTGTCGAACGTTGGACGGCTGGAGGTTGGAATGCACGCAGATTTTCTTGTGCTTGAGAGTTCAGACTGGCGGGATCTGCCGTATACGCTTGGGCAAAATATGGTGCGTGAAGTCTGGGTCGCCGGACGAAAGCAGGCTGTATGAGCGTGTCTTACCAGCCGGATCTCGTTTATGTTGATGGACGCTTTCGCAGTGGTTATGAAGTTGTTGTAACCGACGCCGGAACGATCTTCTCCATTGGGCCGGTGAAGGCGGAGAAAGATGGTGGAGGCGCGAGTCTCTCCGGTGTTCGCCGCTTGCCGGGTCGAGCCCTGTTACCGGGAATGATTGATATTCATTCGCACTCTTTCCAACGTGCGCTCCGAGGTAAGGCGGAGTCGAGACGCAGGAGTGGGCCTGATTTCTGGTCGTGGCGCAACATCATGTATCGCTGTGCGCTTGCGCTGACACCGGAGGAGATCTACGACGTTGCTCGCATGGCGTTTCTTGAGATGACACTTGCGGGCATTACTACCGTTGGGGAGTTTCACTATCTCCACCGCACGCCGGCGGGCGAGGCTTATGCTGATCCGAACCTTTTGGCTAAGCAGGTGATTCGCGCTGCAGAAAGTGTTGGCATAAGAATCGCGTTGCTTCGCTGTGCCTATGTTCGTGCGGGTTTTGAGCTTTCCCCTGATTCTGGCCAGATCCGCTTTATCGAGCCTGACGTGGAGAGATTCCTGCACGATTCGGAGAGGTTGCGGAATGAGATTGCAGCGATGCGTCCGACCGTGAGTTTTGGCCTTGCGCCCCATAGTGTCCGAGCTGTTCCACGTCATTATCTTGAAGCTATTTCAGCCTGGGCGCAGACGCATGCCATGCCGCTGCACATGCATGTTGCCGAACAACCTGCAGAGATTGGGGCTTGTGTCGCGGAGTATGGAACGACTCCTTTTGAGTTCCTGGATGGGCTCGGATTGATGACGCATGACTTTACTGCTATTCATGCGATTCATCTGCAGAGTGGCGAGATTGAGCGGATGGGACGCGGGAAGATTACGGTGGGGGCTTGTCCTACGACTGAGCGAAATCTCGGCGACGGGATTCTTGATGCGGATGCTTTGATTGATGCGGGCGTGTCGATTGCCTTTGGAACTGATAGCCACACTCAGACAGATGCGCTTGAAAATGCGCGGGAACTGGAATCGAACTTGCGTCTGCGGCATCTGCAGCGCGCGGTCCTTGACGGCAGACAAGGTGAGGCGTTGCCGGTTCTTCTGTTCGACTTCGCGACGCGCGCTGGGGCGCGGTCGCTGCACGTCGAGGCTGGCTCGCTGGAGGTTGGAAAGGCTGCTGATTTCTTCACGGTAGATCTCTCCGAGGCTTCGATTGCGGGAAGCCTGCCGGACGAATTGCTGACGAATATTGTCTTCAGTATGTCTCCGAGAGCGATCCGGGATGTGGTCGTCGATGGTCGGGTCATCATCGACGATGGGCAACATGCGATGCAGGGTGAGATCGTGGAGGCCTTTCGCAGCGTGCAGACGCGGCTGGGGACTGAGCTATGACTCGTCCGCAGACGCTGCTGCAGGAGTTGGTGGCGATTCCGAGTGTGTCCAGCATGAGCAATCGCCCGGTGGTGGAGTGGATTCAGAGATTTATTGAACCGCTTGGGTGGCATCATCGGCTGTTTTGCTACGACGATGCGGCGGGCGTGGAGAAGGTGAATCTTGTTGTCTCGCCACAGCCTATGGGAGATGGGCGGATCGAGGCGGAACTTGCTATCGTCTGTCACACCGATACAGTTCCCTTTGGTGCTGAGTGGCGGGAGGCGACGGAGCTGCGTGAGCGGGATGGGATGCTTCACGGTTGCGGCGCGTGCGATGTGAAGGGCTTTCTTGCTTGTATGCTCGCCGCAGCTTCATCGGTGAGTGCTCGCGAGATGAGCAAGCGGTTTTGTCTGGTGTTTACGGCGGACGAAGAGGTTGGTTGCCGGGGGGCTCGCTTTCTTCTCGAGGCTGATGCGATTCGTGCACGGTACGCAATCGTTGGGGAACCTACTTCGCTTACTCCTGCGCGTGCCGGGAAGGGCTACTGTCTTGCTTCGATCAAGGTAATCGGGCGAGCTGCACACAGTGCTTTTCCTGAGGCTGGACGGTCGGCCATCTTTGCTGCGGCGCGGTTGCTGCGAGAGATCGAGGCTCTGGCGCTGGAGTTGATGGTGGAGCGCAATGATGCTTTTTCTCCGCCGTGGACGACGTTGAACGTTGGGGAGATCCGCGGGGGGACAGCCAAGAATGTTGTTCCGGCTGAGTGCTCTTTTTTGCTGGAGTGGAGACCTATTTCTACTCAGCGGCCGGAGGTTGTTCTTGAGCGGCTGCGTGAGGTCGTTCGTCGCCTCAGTTCGGAGGAAAGCTTGGAAGGCTTCGAGGTGCAGATTGAGGCTCTAAGGATGGAAGGCGGCTTTGAGACTCGAATCGATAGCGCCGTGATTCAGGCGGTGTTGAAAGAGACAGACTCGAAGATCCAGACTATCTCTTTTGGTACGGAAGCGCCGTGGCTCGCGCGAATGGGCGCTGAGGCGGTGGTGATTGGGCCAGGGTCTATGCTGACGGCGCATAGTCCACGCGAATGTGTGCCGAGTGGGGAACTCGATGAGTGCGTTGCAATTTTGCGCAGGGCCATTGAGGAGCTTTGCAGCTAGCATTCGATTGGGGTGCATTCGTTCTATTTTGATCGATTCGTCGGATGTTTCCGAGCCAGGCGCGTGGCGAGTTAGTGGGCTGTCTGGACTAACGCAGGATGGGTCGTGGCTATGTTGGCGACGAGTTCGCCAAATAGCGAGTTGGCCCATGCGAACCAGCTTCTCGTGAACTTTGTGGCGTCGTTGCGATTGAAGCTTTCATGCATGAAGCCTGATCCGGCGCTGGCTTGCTTCAGCATGGCGAGGGCGTGGTCGATCTCTTTCTCTGATTGGCTTGTGAGGGCGTAGATGGTGATGGCCATGGGCCAGATCATGTCTTTACCTTCGTGGGGTCCGCCGATTCCCTTGCCTGCAGTGCCTTGGAAGAACCAGGGATTGCGTTCGCTCCAGACGAAGCTGCGGGTGCGGGCGTAGAGGGCGGCGTCGGGTGAGCTGTGGATGTACGGAAGCGAGAGCAGACTCGGGACGTTGGCGTCGTCCATGAGCAGTTGGCTGCCGTAGCCGTCTACCTCGTAGGCCCAGATGGTGCCCTCTGCGGCCTGCGCCACAGCATGTTGTTGGAGCGCTTTCTTTACCTCGCCTGACAGTGAGTCTGCCTGATTGGCGAGAGTTGAGTCGTGCAGGATCTCGTTGGCCATCTGCGCGAGATAACCGAGCGCTGTGACGGCGAAGAGATTGGAGGGCACGAGGAACGGAAAGGTGCAGGCGTCATCCGATGGCCGAAAGCCGGATGCGATGAGGCCGACGGGCAGTACCGGAGCACCGTATCCGTCACCGGGCAAGGTTTCGGTGGGGGTCTTTGAGGTGCGTTGAAAGTGATAGGGGCCGGGGCCTTGCCTGCGCTGCTGAACGCGCATGGTCTCGACGACCAGCTTCATCGCGGCGTGCCAGGTTTTGTCGAAGGGAGAGGTGTCGCCGGTCGCGCGCCAGTACCCGTAGGAGAGACGGATCGGATAACAGAGGGAGTCGAGCTCCCACTTTCGCTCGCCGACTCCGCGCTTCATCTCGGTCGCATCGGTTCTGCTCCACTCGAGCGGAGGCGCGTCGAGGTTGGCCATGAAGGCATTCGCGTAGGGGTCGATGAGGATGCATCTGGCCTGTCTGCGGATGATGCCTTCGAGCATTCGACGCAGCTGTATGTCTTTGGCAGCGAGCGGGAGATACGGCCACACCTGCGCTGAGGAGTCGCGCAGCCACATCGCTGGGATATCCCCTGTGATGACTGCCGTATCCGGCTTGCCTTCGAAGGTACCGAACTCGACGGTCGTGTCGAGCGTGTTCGGATAACAGTTCTCAAACA
This Tunturibacter gelidoferens DNA region includes the following protein-coding sequences:
- a CDS encoding glycoside hydrolase family 125 protein gives rise to the protein MVAGTATAAVLQPSTVFAGAMPSSFTSKRPAIQDRKFHSAAVEAYLTDVSTRIGDPELAWLFENCYPNTLDTTVEFGTFEGKPDTAVITGDIPAMWLRDSSAQVWPYLPLAAKDIQLRRMLEGIIRRQARCILIDPYANAFMANLDAPPLEWSRTDATEMKRGVGERKWELDSLCYPIRLSYGYWRATGDTSPFDKTWHAAMKLVVETMRVQQRRQGPGPYHFQRTSKTPTETLPGDGYGAPVLPVGLIASGFRPSDDACTFPFLVPSNLFAVTALGYLAQMANEILHDSTLANQADSLSGEVKKALQQHAVAQAAEGTIWAYEVDGYGSQLLMDDANVPSLLSLPYIHSSPDAALYARTRSFVWSERNPWFFQGTAGKGIGGPHEGKDMIWPMAITIYALTSQSEKEIDHALAMLKQASAGSGFMHESFNRNDATKFTRSWFAWANSLFGELVANIATTHPALVQTAH
- the hutI gene encoding imidazolonepropionase codes for the protein MSELLLTGISQLATPLGQGSRRGAAMGQLQIVERARVAIDAGVISWIGPEYEWSGNAESVVDLGGRAVVPGLIDPHTHAVWGGDRLIDFEARSAGATYEEILAAGGGIWHTIRETAEKSSEEMAELALPRIQALQRSGATTIEVKSGYGYTLEAELRMLEAIRLLQKRTLSRLVPTLLIHICPEGFTERQAYREMVCSELIPEVAGRGLASAVDIFVERHAWSAVDARIVLACAQAAGLSIKLHTEQFQQVGGLELGVEMEALSVDHLEVCSLAQCELVARSKTIATLLPGVSLHLGLPAAPGRALIDAGAAVAIGTDLNPGSSPLFSTAAAMALAVRLNGLTAPEALTASTANAAAALGLSNVGRLEVGMHADFLVLESSDWRDLPYTLGQNMVREVWVAGRKQAV
- a CDS encoding formimidoylglutamate deiminase — protein: MSVSYQPDLVYVDGRFRSGYEVVVTDAGTIFSIGPVKAEKDGGGASLSGVRRLPGRALLPGMIDIHSHSFQRALRGKAESRRRSGPDFWSWRNIMYRCALALTPEEIYDVARMAFLEMTLAGITTVGEFHYLHRTPAGEAYADPNLLAKQVIRAAESVGIRIALLRCAYVRAGFELSPDSGQIRFIEPDVERFLHDSERLRNEIAAMRPTVSFGLAPHSVRAVPRHYLEAISAWAQTHAMPLHMHVAEQPAEIGACVAEYGTTPFEFLDGLGLMTHDFTAIHAIHLQSGEIERMGRGKITVGACPTTERNLGDGILDADALIDAGVSIAFGTDSHTQTDALENARELESNLRLRHLQRAVLDGRQGEALPVLLFDFATRAGARSLHVEAGSLEVGKAADFFTVDLSEASIAGSLPDELLTNIVFSMSPRAIRDVVVDGRVIIDDGQHAMQGEIVEAFRSVQTRLGTEL
- the argE gene encoding acetylornithine deacetylase, which encodes MTRPQTLLQELVAIPSVSSMSNRPVVEWIQRFIEPLGWHHRLFCYDDAAGVEKVNLVVSPQPMGDGRIEAELAIVCHTDTVPFGAEWREATELRERDGMLHGCGACDVKGFLACMLAAASSVSAREMSKRFCLVFTADEEVGCRGARFLLEADAIRARYAIVGEPTSLTPARAGKGYCLASIKVIGRAAHSAFPEAGRSAIFAAARLLREIEALALELMVERNDAFSPPWTTLNVGEIRGGTAKNVVPAECSFLLEWRPISTQRPEVVLERLREVVRRLSSEESLEGFEVQIEALRMEGGFETRIDSAVIQAVLKETDSKIQTISFGTEAPWLARMGAEAVVIGPGSMLTAHSPRECVPSGELDECVAILRRAIEELCS